The window GTCGGCCACGGCGTCGTCGGCTTTCTGCTCGTCTTCTTCGCCATCTGGTGGGCGTGGATGAACTTCACGTGGTTCGCGTCTGCTTACGACACCGACGATGTGCCGTACAGGGTGGCGACGCTGATCATGATTGCCGGGGCATTGGTGCTCGCCGCCGGCGTGCCGCGTGCCTTTGCCTCCTCCGACTTCGCGATCATCACACTCGGCTATATCATCATGCGCGTGGCGCTGGTCGCCAATTGGCTGCGCGCCGCGCGGAGCGATGTCGCCAGACGCTCGACCGCGTTGCGTTACGCCGCGGGAGTCTCGGTATTGCAGGTAGGTTGGGCCCTGAGACTGACTCTCCCCGACCACTGGTTGCTTCCTGGATTCCTGGTACTGGCGGCCGGCGAGCTCCTGGTGCCGGTCTTCGCCGAGCGCGCCGCAACCACCACATGGCACCCGCAGCACATTGCCGAGCGCTACGGGCTGTTCACCATCATCGTCCTCGGCGAATCGGTCCTGGCCGCTGCGGTGGCCGTCCAATCCGCGCTCGACGCGGGGCACAACACCAACCTGCTGACACTTGCCGCCGCCGGCGCGGTGATCGTCTTTTCGATGTGGTGGCTCTACTTCGACGAGCCGGCACACGAGCTGCTGACCTCGCTCACCGCCTCCCTTCGTTGGGGCTACGGCCACTATCTGATCTTTGCGTCGGCAGCGGCCTCCGGCGCAGGCCTGGCCGTCGCGGTCGACTACCACACTGGCGACGCCCACATACCAGCCGCAGCGGCCGGCTATGCCACGGCGCTGCCAGTAGCCACATACCTCTTCGCCGTATGGATGATGCAGATCCGCCCTCGCGGGCGGCCGCCGGCGGTCACGGCCTACCCCGTCATCGCGGCACTCGTGGTCGCGACCCCTTTCGGTCCTTCCCCTATCCACCTGATCGCGCTGCTATTGGCCGTGCTCGTTGGCATTACGGTCGTGGCCAAGCAGGTGGCCGGCGGCCCTGAAGGGCCACCCTCCTCTGAGTAGTGGTCATGCCGCATCCTCGACCCCGCGAGCCGGCGTCGCCGAGGCCCAGAGGTGCTGCGCGGCGTACGCACGCCATGGCCGCCAACGCTCGGCTCGAGCGAGCAGCTCGCGCGACGTCGGCCGGCGCCCTTGCCCATCACTCATCGCGCGCATCAAGCCGAGGTCAGCCGCGGGAAACGCATCCGGCTCGCGCAGCTCGCGCATGGCGATGTATTGAGCGGTCCACTCGCCGACCCCGGAGAGCGTGCGAAGCTGGACGATCGCCTCGTCGAGACTGCGGGCGGCACTGAAGATCTCTGGATCGGCAGCCACGGCGCGCGCCAACGACGACAGCGCAGCCGCGCGCCGCATTGGCATACCGAGTGTCGAGAGGTCCGCTGCCCCCAAGCGCGTGGGACGTGGGAAGACGTGGGTCAGAGCATCTCGCGCGAGAGACGTGTGCTGCCGCCTGCTACGCGCCAGCGGCTCTCCGTATCGGGCAACGAGCTTGCCCGCGAGGCCCGCCGCGGCCGTCACCGAGATCTGTTGGCCAAGCACTGCACGAACCGCGAGCTCGAAGCCGTCCCACGCCCCGGGCAGACGCAGCCCCGGACGCGCCGCCACCAAGGGCGCCAGCAGCGGGTCCTCGGCAAGGTGAGCACCGATGACGTCCGGCTCGGCAGCGAGATCGAACACTCTGCGGAGGCGCGCGATGATCGTGGGGAGCGCCGAGAGCTTCGGGAATCGAATCGTCGCCTGGAGCGCGTTCCCCTGATCTCGTGCTCGGGCTCCGACCGGTGCTGGCTGGACGAGAACGGTCCCGTGCAGGCCGCCAATCTCGATCGTGCGGGCATAGCCGTCGCCCGAGACGGCCTCGACACCGGGAATCGCGCGAGCACGGAGGAACGACAGCATCGCAGGCCAGTCGTATGGTGGGCGATAGCGGAGCAGAATCGTCACCTCACCCGTCGGGCCAGCTGTCAGCTCTGTTGCCCCAGCACGACGAAGCGCGCTCGGTGGGCGATCGAAGAGCTGACGAAACGTCTCGTTGAAGCGCCGGATGCTGCCGAATCCAGCTGCCAACGCGACCTCTGCCAGCGGCAACGTCGTCTCGTGAATCAGCTGCTTCGCCAACAGAACGCGGCGCGTCTGCGCCACTTCGATCGGCGATGCGCCGAGATGTTGACGAAAGAGCCGCCGGAGCTGTCGCTCGCCCACGCCCAGCCGTCCGGCAAGCGTCTCCACATCCGCCTCGTCTAGCGCTCCCATCTCAATCAACGAGAGCGCGCGCGACACGGTGTTCGACGTGCCGTGCCAAGCGGCGAGCGCGGGTGCCGTCTCGGGCCGGCACCGCAAGCATGGACGAAACCCCGCCGCCTGTGCTGCCGCCGCCGACGAGTAGAAGATGACGTTTTCGCGCTTGGGGGTGCGCGCGGGACATACCGGACGGCAATAGATGCCGGTCGTCGTGACGCCGACGAAGAGGCGTCCGTCGAAGCGGGCATCGCGAGCGCAGATGGCGCGGTAGCAAGCGTCGTGATCGAGATCCATCGAGCCATCCTTGCGCTGACCGCGGCCGGCGTCTAGCGGTTTTCGGACATGTCCAGTCTAGCGTTTCGCCAGCGCGCCTGGGAGCCCGGCGCAATACCGCGGCCGCAGGCCAATCAGGTCCGAAAACCGCCAGCAATTGTCGGCGCGGTGCAGCACCCTCGTCAGGGAAGCGGCCGCCCCGGCGAGGCGGCCCTACCATCGTCCACGGTAGGGCGCGTTCGCCGAACGCGCCGTGCTCGCACACCCGAAACGTGGCTCACATGCATCCCGTTCTTGACCCTCAAGGTTTCTAGAGATGACTCGATTGGATCACGTGTCACGCGCTACTGAATTCCGCGAGATCAACCTCGCCGGCCGCCTGCTGCTACCCAATGCGTGGGACGCAGCAAGCGCACGCGTCTTCGAGGAGGCAGGATTTCCGGCCATTGCAACGACGAGCGCGGGAATTGCCTACGCCCGCGGATTGCGCGATGGTCAGCTGATCGAACGCAACGCCATGGTTCGCGAGATTGCGTCGATAGTGGCCGCCTGCCAGCGGCCGGTGAGCGCCGACATCGAAGCAGGGTACGGCCCCGCCTCATCGGACGTCGCTGAGACCGTTGACGCGGTGCTGGAGGTCGGCGCCGTAGGCGTGAACCTGGAGGACAACACCGGCGGCGTTGGGCAAACGCCGCTCTTCAGCGTTGAGGATCAGGCCTCGAGGATCGCCGCAGCGCGATCACGAGCGGAACGGCGCGGCGTTCCGCTCGTGATCAACGCTCGGACCGACACGTTCTTGCTCGGTCTCGGCACCGACCTCGAGGAGCGTGTCGCGATGACCATCGAGCGTGGACGTGCCTACTTACAGGCCGGCGCCGACCTCGTGTTCGTTCCGCTCGCAATCGATCCCGATATCGTCCGCCAGCTGGCCGATGCGATCGGCCCGATCAGCGTGATGGCCGTACCGGGCGCACCTGCGGCCGACGTGCTGTTCACGGCAGGCGCGCGACGAGTGAGCCTCGGCGCGGCGGCAATGCTGGCGACGCTCGGCGCGCTGCGGGAGATCGCCAAGGAGGTCCATGAGGCAGGAACGTGGACATTGATTGAACGCAGCTTCTACCCGTTCCACGAGGCGCAGGCGCTATTCGACCGCCGCACGTGACGGGACGCTCGCAGTGCCCACGCGCGCACGGATCTCACAACTCGCCCGGCCGGGGCGCGAACGTGAGAACCATCCCTGTCAGATTCGTGCGCAAGAAACGGACGGCATCTCCAGCCGTTCACGAAGTACGTTGGCTTGATTGCTTCCGAGGAGACTGATCATGCCCATCTGCTTTCGTGCGATGCCGACAGAGATTGCTCGCGCTCATCAGCGCGGCGAGTTGGACGCGTATGGCCGCCCACCGGAAAAGCGAACCGCCGATGGCTCATCGCGTATCCCGTGCCGGCATTGCCTCACGGACGTCACCGTGGGTGACGAGTATCTGGTGCTCGCCTCTCGGCCTTTCAGCAGGCTGCAGCCGTATGCTGAGACTGGTCCAGTCTTCTTGCACGCCGACACATGCCCGCGACATGCGGAGAGCACCGAAGCGCCAGAGATGCTCTTGAAGTCGTCGCAGATGATCGTTCGTGGATATTCCAATGATGAGCGCATCATTTACGGCACGGGTGCCATAGTCGCTACCGATCGAATCGCCGATGCAGCTGCCTCGCTCCTCGAGCGGCCGGAGGTCGCGTTCGTGCACGTCCGCTCCGCGACCAACAACTGCTTCCAGTGCCGCATCGACCGCGGATGAATGACCCCTCACCAATTCGGTGGCGCGCCGACCGGATACTGCTCGAGGTCGAGCACCGTGCCTGTGACACACGCACTTGCATCGGATGCGAAATAGGCAGCAGCGTAGGCGATGTCCGCCGGGCTCAGGAGCCGGCCGAACGGCCGCGTCTTCACGGCCTCGGCGAGCCAATTCGCCGGCTGCCCTTCCTGCTCGCGCTTCACGCGATCTTCACCCTCGGTGAGCGTCCAGCCTGCGTTGATTTGATTCACGCGGATCCTGTCGCGATTGAGGAGCGCGGCCGCATTCTTGGTGAGGGTCATCAGACCGCCTTTCGAGACCGAATAGGCGCAGAGCTTTGGCTCACCAATGTAGGCGTTGATCGATCCGATGTTGACGACGCTGCCGCCACCCGTTCGCCGGAAGTGTGGAATCGCGCGCTGGAGGAGAACGAAGGGCGCGCGTAGGTTCACCGCGAGGATCCGGTCCCACAACTGCACGGGCGTGTCCTCGACGTCGCCACGAGACGTGTCGGCGGCATTGTTCACGAGGATATCGAGACCGCCAAAGGCACCCGCGGCCTCGTCTATCAACGTTCGACACGCCTCGTCGTCAACCAAGTCCGCCGACAGGGATCGGGCTTGGCCACCTTGGTCTGCCAACGCCTGGGCCGCATCGCGAGCCCGGTCGGGGTCGCGCCCGTGCACGATGACCTTCGCACCCAGCGCTGCGAAGAGCTGCGCGATCCCTCGTCCGATGCCGGATGTCGATCCGGTGACCAGCGCCACCCGATCTGTCAGGGAAACTGGAACGTGCTGAGTGTCGACTGCCACGTGAGGAGCCCCAGGTTACGGACGGCCACCCTCTACTGCGAGGGAATCAAGACGGACTTGATGACCGTGCCGTCGTGCATGCTCTCGAAGGCACCGCGCCAGGCGGCGAGCCCGGTGCGAAGCCCCACGATGAGCTCCGGCTTTGTCTGGCGATGCGCGATGAGATCAACGACGCGCTCCCAGACGGGATAGTTGTGACTGAACGAGCCCTGCAGCCGAACGTTCTTCTGCACGAGCGGGTTGAGATCGACCGGCGCCGACTCGGGTGACCATCCCACCTTGACGATCTGCCCGCCCGGCGTGACCAGCGACAAGGCGACATCGAGCGGCCGAGTGGCACCGGTCGCGTCGCACACGAGATCGGCGCCAAGCGGGTCGAGCGCGCGCACCGCTTCGTCGAGACGTTCGGCATCCACGTTGACGGTGTGCGTCGCCCCAAGCGCGCGCGCCGTCTCGAGGCGCGGCGCATCCACACCGCGACCGGCCACGACGAGCGGATACGCGCCGGAAAGGGCCGCCATGCGGGCGCACAGCAAGCCGATGGGGCCAGGGCCCAGGATCACGGTTGTATCGCCGGGCCGGATGTGCGCGTTGACGCACATCGCCTGGTACGCCACGGCGTGCGGCTCGGCGAGGCAGGCGAGATCGAACGGCAGGTCGTCCGGCACCGCGTGCAAGCAGCGCGCCGGCACGCGGACGAAGCGCGCCATCCCGCCGTCCACGCCGTAGCCGAAGCCCTTGCGCGACGGGCACAGGTTGTAACGGCCCGTGCGGCACATCAGGCAGGCGCCGCAAATCACGGCCGCTGTCTCGCTCACCACACGGTCACCCTCGCGCACCGCGCGTACCGCGCGCCCCCGGACGGCGACGGTGCCGGCAAACTCGTGACCGAGCACGACCGGCGTCGCAACCGGCCAGCTGTGCGTGCACCAGGCCTGATGCACGTCCGATCCACACACCGATGCAGCGCCGACCTCCAGCAGGACGTCCTCGTCACCGATATCGGGCACCGGCACTTCGCGCAGCTCGACGGCGAGCGGTTGGAGGGCATAGTGGACCACTGCGGGCTGTGTCTGCATCATCGTCAAGGCGAGGCGCGTGACGGCATCGCGGCACTCCTCTTCTCCTTGAGAAACGCCACGGAGCGCGCAAGCTCCTCGAGGCCGTTCATTCCATCTTCGACCGAGATCCAGCCGTCGAATCCCACGCTCGACAGAATCCGGAAGATTGCGTCGTAGTCGTTGAGTCCCTTGCCGGTCTCACCATGGCGGAGCTGGTCGGCGTAGCCGAGCGTACCGTCTGCCTGCCGCAGATCGTCGAGCGTGGCGCCTGACGCGAGGTACCGGTCCGACGCGTGCATCGTCACAACCCGGTGCTTCACGTGCTCGAGAAACGTCATCGGATCGTAACCACCAACGATCGCGTTCGATGGATCATACTGCACGCCGAACCGGGGCGAGTCGATGCGGTCGAGGATCTCCAGAAAGATGTCCTGCGGCTGTGCGAACTCCG is drawn from Luteitalea sp. and contains these coding sequences:
- a CDS encoding low temperature requirement protein A — its product is MSRAPEQAWRRPMVARSASEPHRPATTLELFFDLCFVVAVAQASSALHHALAENHVGHGVVGFLLVFFAIWWAWMNFTWFASAYDTDDVPYRVATLIMIAGALVLAAGVPRAFASSDFAIITLGYIIMRVALVANWLRAARSDVARRSTALRYAAGVSVLQVGWALRLTLPDHWLLPGFLVLAAGELLVPVFAERAATTTWHPQHIAERYGLFTIIVLGESVLAAAVAVQSALDAGHNTNLLTLAAAGAVIVFSMWWLYFDEPAHELLTSLTASLRWGYGHYLIFASAAASGAGLAVAVDYHTGDAHIPAAAAGYATALPVATYLFAVWMMQIRPRGRPPAVTAYPVIAALVVATPFGPSPIHLIALLLAVLVGITVVAKQVAGGPEGPPSSE
- a CDS encoding helix-turn-helix domain-containing protein, whose product is MDLDHDACYRAICARDARFDGRLFVGVTTTGIYCRPVCPARTPKRENVIFYSSAAAAQAAGFRPCLRCRPETAPALAAWHGTSNTVSRALSLIEMGALDEADVETLAGRLGVGERQLRRLFRQHLGASPIEVAQTRRVLLAKQLIHETTLPLAEVALAAGFGSIRRFNETFRQLFDRPPSALRRAGATELTAGPTGEVTILLRYRPPYDWPAMLSFLRARAIPGVEAVSGDGYARTIEIGGLHGTVLVQPAPVGARARDQGNALQATIRFPKLSALPTIIARLRRVFDLAAEPDVIGAHLAEDPLLAPLVAARPGLRLPGAWDGFELAVRAVLGQQISVTAAAGLAGKLVARYGEPLARSRRQHTSLARDALTHVFPRPTRLGAADLSTLGMPMRRAAALSSLARAVAADPEIFSAARSLDEAIVQLRTLSGVGEWTAQYIAMRELREPDAFPAADLGLMRAMSDGQGRRPTSRELLARAERWRPWRAYAAQHLWASATPARGVEDAA
- a CDS encoding isocitrate lyase/phosphoenolpyruvate mutase family protein → MTRLDHVSRATEFREINLAGRLLLPNAWDAASARVFEEAGFPAIATTSAGIAYARGLRDGQLIERNAMVREIASIVAACQRPVSADIEAGYGPASSDVAETVDAVLEVGAVGVNLEDNTGGVGQTPLFSVEDQASRIAAARSRAERRGVPLVINARTDTFLLGLGTDLEERVAMTIERGRAYLQAGADLVFVPLAIDPDIVRQLADAIGPISVMAVPGAPAADVLFTAGARRVSLGAAAMLATLGALREIAKEVHEAGTWTLIERSFYPFHEAQALFDRRT
- a CDS encoding DUF1203 domain-containing protein; this encodes MPICFRAMPTEIARAHQRGELDAYGRPPEKRTADGSSRIPCRHCLTDVTVGDEYLVLASRPFSRLQPYAETGPVFLHADTCPRHAESTEAPEMLLKSSQMIVRGYSNDERIIYGTGAIVATDRIADAAASLLERPEVAFVHVRSATNNCFQCRIDRG
- a CDS encoding SDR family oxidoreductase, with protein sequence MAVDTQHVPVSLTDRVALVTGSTSGIGRGIAQLFAALGAKVIVHGRDPDRARDAAQALADQGGQARSLSADLVDDEACRTLIDEAAGAFGGLDILVNNAADTSRGDVEDTPVQLWDRILAVNLRAPFVLLQRAIPHFRRTGGGSVVNIGSINAYIGEPKLCAYSVSKGGLMTLTKNAAALLNRDRIRVNQINAGWTLTEGEDRVKREQEGQPANWLAEAVKTRPFGRLLSPADIAYAAAYFASDASACVTGTVLDLEQYPVGAPPNW
- a CDS encoding alcohol dehydrogenase catalytic domain-containing protein, with protein sequence MMQTQPAVVHYALQPLAVELREVPVPDIGDEDVLLEVGAASVCGSDVHQAWCTHSWPVATPVVLGHEFAGTVAVRGRAVRAVREGDRVVSETAAVICGACLMCRTGRYNLCPSRKGFGYGVDGGMARFVRVPARCLHAVPDDLPFDLACLAEPHAVAYQAMCVNAHIRPGDTTVILGPGPIGLLCARMAALSGAYPLVVAGRGVDAPRLETARALGATHTVNVDAERLDEAVRALDPLGADLVCDATGATRPLDVALSLVTPGGQIVKVGWSPESAPVDLNPLVQKNVRLQGSFSHNYPVWERVVDLIAHRQTKPELIVGLRTGLAAWRGAFESMHDGTVIKSVLIPSQ